GCGTTACTGTGACTGTTATGTACACAGCAACGACAACGACCCGGGCTTTTAAGATCACTGAGAAATACTTGAATGGTAATCAGTCCTGTATTTATAGGTAGAAACTAGTCAAATGTTTCCCTTTCGGTGTACATATGTTAGAGTGTCATACACCTTTGTAGATTAAGCTGTTAAGTGAAATGTATTATAGCAATCACTGATGACAAATTAGGTATGCTGAGCACGGTATGCATTATGATAAAACAACGTTGTTTCTGCTGTTGATTGTTAGACAAGATTACAGTGGCAATTCTGAACGAGCACCTTATAGATTGAAGTGCACTGTAAAACTGGTGCAgtccgtttgatttcatttgaattgttgactaacacaaaatctaatcaTTGCAACAAAACCAGACTTTGCATAGTTACATGAAATCCACAGACCAGTTCTGGTAATTCGTCTCATAATTTGAACTCCCGAATAAAAACAAACTATTTTTATACGGTCGTTTTATAACCGAACAGAATGATATTTCCAGAACACTTTCTGAACTCCTGTGGTTCAACCATCAGCTTTCGGATCCATCTCTATTtataaaatagtgttttgataacggaATTACAGACCTAAAGGATACAAGATATTCAGTTAGAAGTACATTTTGGGATTACAACAGGGTgataaaaacattcaaatatccTGGGGAGATGTCGTCAGTAGATGTAAATTCGTAGACTAAATTCTGGTGATCAATGATGGAGAATATTCTCTTCTTGTATCATGCAGAGAATGTCGAATGTTTTATGAGAAACTGACAAAAACAGATGCTTTACCCCAGGTGTGTAGTAAATGGAATAGTTTGATTACTGTCTTATTACCATGGAGTAACATTTCCACTAACTATGGAAAATGTAAACGCGATGTAAAGCTATTGGATTTCCAGTTCAAGTTTACTAGTTTTCATAGGATTATGTACACCCATAGagaattaatgaaaatgaaactaGCAGATGAAAATCTGTATTTTGTAAAACGGAACCCGAAGATATTGTTCATGTTTGTATTTCCTGTAAATGTGCACGAACGTTTTGGAATGGTTTAAGAGTGTTTCTTGGAAACATTCTTGAAAGTGATATAGTATTTACAAAATTCACAATCCTGACTTAATTCTGGCTATGGTTTTATCAACAGCATTATACTGGCTGGTAAAAGATCTGTTTGTATACAAAATGACGAAATGGCGTTTTATGGTTGACTGCTTATGTTTTTGTCCAATCCATTTCATCTGTTATCCTAATAAAATACATCTGAATACAAAACTGGCCGCGCTTATAcaactttcaaaatgttcagGACCAGATTACAAATGTCGGCCATTTTGTAATCTATGCCTCTACCCAAATATCAATCCCTATCCCGGGCGACCCCTAAACATCAATGACCAATGGTGTAACCCTAAATCCCGTAAAGCAAAGCAACATTAGTTTTCATGTCAGTGCACACGTATATCCTGTCAAgacgtttactttgtttgatgtttgaagaCATGACAATGTTATCTTTTTTCTCCAGACAAAATGAGTCGGGTTCGACACCATCGGGTTTTGCCAACAACAATTTCCTTTGCTGTGTACATTTTTCTCCTGATACAACACGGTAAGTCACACAATCTTTGTAAATGAAATGCGCTTATAACTGAATGTACCTTTTACTGCTATACCATATATAGTACTAGATCCATTGGTTCTACCCTCTTCCTTTCCTTACACATACGCTAATGGAATAAGGTCAGTAACGCATCCTCCTGTCATGAGTACAGCGAAGATTATGTCACTTATTTTCCATGTGTAAAACTATGATCAGCTCTTTTATACCTGTATTTTGGCATTAGAAACAAAGGTTCACATTATCTGAATATCTGTATTGATGGAATCGCCTTCACTTCTTTTTGCACATCTGATTCTTTCAGCAAACGTTACATTTATCAGTATCAGgtacattatttacaatatAACACAGTTCAAAGGGAAACGACCAATAGCATCGATCGTGTCATACTGCGATTTAGCTGTCCTGCCTTATGATGAAGGGGTAccctagtgggtaaagcattccttggtcacgctgaagacccgggttcgattgcccgcatgggtacaaagtgggaatccattactggtgtcccccgcggAGTAAATCCCAACTAACTCACTATCTCTCATGTTGTAGGTGACAGTAAGTGTGTGCGTACAAGTCCACGACACTTGAAGAAGGAAGGCTGCGTGAACTACTGTCCCAGCGCAGACCAGTCTCCCGAGGAATGTACTGACTGTATCAGCGGCTTCTATGGGTCTGACTGTAGACGGAGCTGCAGGGGACACTGCCTCAATGGACGGTGTGCCCTACTGGCCAATGGTCGAGCCATCAACTGTACGGAtgggtgtgtgttggggtgGAGGGGTTTAACATGTAGCACTAGATGTAAGCGTCCGTGTCTGAAGTGTGACCGATACACGGGAGACTGTGAGGGACAGTGCAGGGATGGTTTCTGTGGAGCTGGATGTTTACAGAGATGTCTATACCCATGTTCTAAGTGTGACAAAAGCACTGGAGAGTGCTTGTCTAACTCTTCTGACGGTACTGACCTAAGTCTGAAGAAAGACAACATAGCTGTAGTATTAGATCAGACACAGGGTAATAACAAGATCGACCCCGACAACATCAGTCGAGGTAAGATGCTAGCAGGAATGCTACAAACAGATgtaatataattatatttaaaatacgATTTCAACACATATATAAAAATATCTACTTCCAATTTTTCGGTCCTAACTATATAAGAGTGTGACTGAGAGTACATATAGCAGTTTCAATATATGCTTCATTTTAACAAAGGCGATATACCATGTGCCTCCTGTTTCAGATCCACACCAACACCTTGCTTTGCCGTCTCCGTCTCTCTGTGACAAATGGACATTATCCCCATATATTCCACCAGCAATTGCTGTATTGGCTGCAGTAATTACATTCAGAATTGTCAGTTTCATCTTCGTTAGGTGCGTATACGTACACCAATAcaacaccaccatccatctgccAGCCGCACAGTGTGCTAGAGTGAATTCATTCCGTTTACCAGCAACACGCCACTCATAGAGGCTTTTAGCAAAGACCACTGTTAGGGAGTCCAGTGTATAGCATGTCCCAAACTGCACATATTCAGCGTCACTTTCCAGAGTTCTGTCTTAactgttgtttatttgttgtttaacgctgtacTCAGTAATGTTCCATGTATCAACAATGATTGAATCTGGAGCAGATAAACCATTTAATGACATCACGCATTTTGGATACGTTGACATGCATTTCAAGATCGGCGAGAGcagaccaccggatcccgttagtcgccgctttCTCACCATTTTATGCTATCTTTCGTTAAGAGTTTCGATTAAAAATAATCTGTAATGTTGAGGATGAAGGCTTTtgtggatagacaacttctttcttgcattTCATTCGCACAGTTGTCTCTACATAAAACTTCATCCTCATCATGCCAACTTCTAACATGCCACTTAaagagaaaacaacatttatccaATCGCAATGGAAGACAAtaacatgtgtttgttgttagtTACCATACTTCCCACTAGTGTGACAGCTGTTCGGGATCTCAAACCATGTTCGTAATGTACTCGTAGTGAAATGAGTGAAAAAGAGACAAATGGCAGAACTTATTAGTGTACAGAGGCATCCTTGATGACATCTAGATGATATCGTGGTAAATAAGAATATATTTTCAGCTTGTGATAGGGCTAATGAACCTTCTCACGATTTTCACAGAAAGAAGATGACGATGGAGCTAAAGAGGAAAGGGGACCAGTTTGTAAACGCACCACAAACCAAGAGTTTAATAGGCTCTTATCATTCCAAACTGATGAATTTCAATGAACCCATTGCCATTGACGTGCCTGAAGATTCATCAAATAAACGCAAGTTATGAATACTTCCTGAATTTGCCAAACATTTTCGAAAGGTCAAGGACTGTTTTCGTTTTCTTGTtgctttatatatatttgtggagagagttaatgaagacacaagGGGTTTTGGTCAAATGTGAAGATTTCATTGATGTGAAACTTCAACTTTCCTGAATCAAACTGGCaaagtcaggctggtaaggcttaTCATCAGCTTAGGGCcttcgccccctctacacgcagcccagacgacgaatgggacttctcccaggaaacactgcttagtcaaacccaccaaaaacattccggagaatatggaggctccccaacactgtagccttctgcattactcagattgtcagaagggatgTACTCCCGGTGGAGAATCCGGACACTCTCCTGAACTGCGCCAAgagttcaggaggtaccaaaccaagggcaccgaaaACAGTGGGGAACcagacgacagtgtacttgggatgcaagcgagacatttcaaagggatCCATA
Above is a genomic segment from Haliotis asinina isolate JCU_RB_2024 chromosome 7, JCU_Hal_asi_v2, whole genome shotgun sequence containing:
- the LOC137290258 gene encoding multiple epidermal growth factor-like domains protein 10 — its product is MSRVRHHRVLPTTISFAVYIFLLIQHGDSKCVRTSPRHLKKEGCVNYCPSADQSPEECTDCISGFYGSDCRRSCRGHCLNGRCALLANGRAINCTDGCVLGWRGLTCSTRCKRPCLKCDRYTGDCEGQCRDGFCGAGCLQRCLYPCSKCDKSTGECLSNSSDGTDLSLKKDNIAVVLDQTQGNNKIDPDNISRDPHQHLALPSPSLCDKWTLSPYIPPAIAVLAAVITFRIVSFIFVRKKMTMELKRKGDQFVNAPQTKSLIGSYHSKLMNFNEPIAIDVPEDSSNKRKL